From Sander vitreus isolate 19-12246 chromosome 5, sanVit1, whole genome shotgun sequence:
TAGTATGGAGCTACAGGTGTAGGGCAACAATTAGTGAATACATACACACTTAAACTTACATTAAAAACGTTCTGTGATGGATAATTATGTAAACCCATAACCACCAGtttctacaaaataaaaatcagacCAAAGAAGCCAAATATGTTGTGGTTACAGTGGTTTTCTTACAGTAATAATGCTACATTTTCATATGCatatattgttttactactaTCACCAACACAGGACAAGAGTTATATTCtcacagagaaataaaactaaattatcTGGATTTTTACTTCCATCAGTTCATCAGATGTAATTAGTAAATCAGAGAGGCTACATTTTAAGAGCACTTAAGCATTCACAAGCTACCACAGAGAGGCAAAACATTGGATAGAAGGGTAGCGGGAGGCAAGTATATAAAAACGTATCCCAAAACATACAACACACTGTACAAAGCATGGGCAGCACATATGGAgattttcttgtattttgtttttacaaacatcatccaacatacatacatattagaAAAAGTGCTTCTTTGCATTGATTCCAATGTAAGTATGCAAGTGTTACATGCATAGATACTTAGGGAGAGTGTTTTATCCAAATAAACTAGTACAGTATACCAGCAGAAATCATAATCAGCCAGTCTCATTGGATTTTCTGTACTTCATTGAACCGTATACTGATTACATAAAGGTTCAGTGACATTTAGTACAAAATTGTGAAAATATGATCCATTACAAATATTCAGTTATGCTCACAATGTAAAACCTCTGTCTAAAGCACAGATATTATAAAATGCACTATATTCTTATTATTCAATATCATATTCACTGTTTGAATCAGACAGTCCTCCAACATCAGCACCCCTTGAGTTTACTTACACAAGTACttgaagaagaggaagatgatgCAGAAGGCTCAGTTGAAGGGACAGAtgcagacacagatacagacagggATGAGCAGGAAACTCATCGCCCTCTGTGGGCCAGGAGTAACATGTATGTTTGATGCAGTTCAACAATTTTAAATTCAACTGCATTGAGTATTTAAACTGTTATTACCTatcatttattataattttttcctTCATATCAGATTTGCATCTGGGTTAcctgggcttcctttgtgtcaAGATGACCCTACAACATGTGCAGACTGGAGTCCAATTGAATACTTAATAGTGAAGATATCCTTGCAAAATGCAAGGAAAAGGATTCAAGAATGATAAATGTGTCTATTTTGTAATCAAAATGTCTGTATTCTTGGATAATGATCACTCTACAGCCCAAAATGTATGTATTCTTGGTTAATAAAACTCTATAATCTGGTAAAATTTATATCTACCAAATCTGTCTCTTTTCGTACTCAAATGATCCTGTTGTCCACTACAGTGGAcatgctgtaaaataaaaattaaaaattaaaatgtgtaaattgtgagatgttttttttaaccctaaACATGTATGGAATCACAAAAAATATGATTAGgaaaaaaacttattttcctTGGTTCTCAGGAGGATATTACACTTAAAGcacatatccattattacagagCTGTTCATTTACACAGATCATCACCATGACAGATCATCTACTCGCCCCAGGGTGCAAACTAATCCTCTCATGCACTGACACTGGACAGTTGGCttgaataaataacataaataaataaacaactgAGTCTACAGCTACAGTATGCTCGTAACTCTGTGGGGCTGTTAATGTCTTTACCACATTCTTTGTTGTACACCTCATTTCTATATTTATCCATCACTTTAAATGCTAATAAAGGCCACAGCTCAGCAGTATTGGCATGTTGCTGTTCAGTAGCATCAATGTTGTACTGATGATCACAGCTAAAAGCCCTTGCAAGCCCATCTCCAGTCCCTGCACCCCACCAGTGGTGCTGGGCTTCGTCCTTTTCTTCAAGTACTTTTCAGAGTAGACCATGTACAGCTCAACACATCTCCTGGCCTTCATCTGCTCAATCAGTGCCGGGTAGCCGATCTCCACAATGCTAACtgtatcatcattatcatcatcagtaGCAGATTGTCTGAGAACCTGTGAAGCTGGAGGCACTGGATTGGCTTCAGGCTCATTTAGAGGGAGTGGAGTTGAAGATGTGGTCGTTGAGTTTTCTGCTGCAGTGCTCTCTGTTGTGTTGCTGCTAATGCCAGAGTCTGTGGCAGCAGTGGTTGTTGTAGTTGCAGAAGTAGTTGGAATCATAGTTGTGGTGGTAACAGCTGGTTTGTTGTTTGGCTTTTGATTAGCCGTAGGCAGAATGTCAGTTCTCTTCATGCAGGAGTCCATGTAGCTGTCATAGGTTTCAGGGGGTTTGCTGTAGCTGTAGTCTCTGCTGTAGTCATTGCTATCAGTAGACTTGGTACCATATTTCCTGTACATGTAGTGATTGTAGTAATACTCCTCTTGGGGGCTGTGGAAGTGGAAGGGAGGACGGGGGAACCTTCCTAGCCCGTAGCCCAGGGCCATCCCTGCCATAGCCCCTCCAGCTGCTGCCATCACTGCACTGCGTCCAAACCCTCTGGATTTATCAGAGGGATACATGCCCATCGACTGAACTGAGTGGGAAAAGGGAGAGCCGACCCCAGTGCCATGGCCCCCATATCCAAAGCTGCCCCCATAGCGAGGGCTCAGGATTTTGTTGTTTGGGTTGTAGTTCATGTATCCACCTCCATAACCAGCATGACTGCCATAACCATCGTAACTGCCATGACCACCATAACCACCATGACCACCATAACCGCCATAACCTCCTCCATATGGGTAGCCCTGTGCTGGGTAACCTCCAGCTGGGTATCCTGGTTGCTGGGGGTAACCTCCTTGGTTGGGGTAACCCCCTGGTCGGCCTGGTTGCTGGGGGTAACCTCCTTGGTTAGGATAACCCCCTGGTTGCTGGGGGTAACCTCCTTGGTTGGGGTAACCCCCTGGTCGGCCTGGTTGCTGGGGGTAACCTCCTTGGTTGGGGTAACCCCCTGGTTGCTGGGGGTAACCTCCTTGGTTAGGATAACCCCCTGGTCGGCCTGGTTGCTGGGGGTAACCTCCTTGGTTGGGGTAACCCCCTGGTCGGCCTGGTTGCTGGGGGTAGCCTCCTTGTCCAGGTTTTTTAGGCTGTTTGAGGATTCCACCCTTAGACTTAGTGTCCAGATTACTGGTTTTGGAGGTCTTCTTAAAGAAACCAAACCCTCCTTTTTTCTTGGCCAAGGAAAAATGTATATGAACCAAAAGAAGGGAGAGACACAACAGAGCTATTCCAGTCAGCTTCATCTTTGAActgcagggggaaaaaacaggGAAGAAACCATTTTACaaggaataaaaataaatattttttgtattattttaccaATAAAAAGTCCTTCTAGAACTGCTGAACACAGCAAACATTTAATCCAAATTAAATTAGAATACAACAAGTCAACttttaagtagcctacaagagAAGAGATGACAGACAAAAGTTTTAGCAAGTTCTATTTGGAGACGATATATTTACCTAAATCATGTTCgctacattacatttcattatgTTCACATAGCTTACATAAACAGCCTTGATatgtttttgcacacaaaacctTGTCCACCTGTTTTACCCTATTAGCTCAACATGAAGCTGTGGGTCCAACATAGCTGCCAGGCTTAAAATAGCACATACCCTTCAGACTGGTAGCTTCCTGCAGGCGGCCAAATGTTACTATTTACACGCTAGtttgtaattatatatatatatgtatgtaggcTATAGCCTTTGTTTTCAACGCCCATGACCTTCAAAggaaatacaattaggcctactaCATGAACATAGGCTACATCTGATAGTAAATCGTCTAATTTCACCGCAAATCTTGCCTTACTTTGTTCTCTGGCGACAAACCACACAATAATCGTTTCAAGAAAGACACATTCTTAAAACCATGATGGATCGGGGACGCATTGTGAAAATTAACAGAAACACCTGCTATGGAAAAGAAGATggatacaaaatactgaccttGTAACCTCAGTGTCCACAACACCGCCGTTTCTTTCTTTAGATCATCCTGTGCTTCCTAAACTTTATgtaccccctcctcccctcccctcctcctctcccctcctccttttGCCGGTAAGCGCCCCCCGTGTATATAACTATGAGCGCCCCCGACCGCTAACCTGACGCGCCAGATGGTATCGCGAGAATCCAGTTGACGTGCAAGGTAACCCGGGCTGAACCCGCCCACCACCCCTAACAACTAACCAGACATAGTTATAGAGAatctttatattatatattatattatttagaCTCAGCTTACCTCGAGTGACGGACTTGTTTGTTTCTATGTAGTTCCAAGTTTATAACCATTTTCAACCACCCCTATTGTGTATGTCTGCATCAGCTAATTATATTGGAGTAGCTTTAAATTagagtttgctgtttttttctgagaTGCATCACAAATTTTCTTCCAATGTCCTCTTTTATGTCCGCCCTCCATGTCTCAAGTCTAACTATCGATGTTTCTTTAGAGCCAGATGTAAGCCAGTTACTGATGAAATCAACCCCCTCGTAATTGTCTCAATGTTTGTTATAATTCGATGAGAGTGCAGGAATCCCGACTGATTGGTTTTGCATAGAAGAAATAAAGTTCCTCACTTagagatattaaaaaaaaaaaaaaaaaaaaatgtttccttgGCAAGGGTGTAGTGGACACGGGGTACGCACTTACAACACGTCTGAGTTGATTTGAACGCACCATAAGTAGGCGAGTGTGCACTGCAGGTTGCATCAGTTGATTGGTAGACTCATATAGATATaggcaataataaaaaatatatacaaaagaaTATAGGgaggaaaatgtattaaaatatgcaataattAAGATCAGTGTATATGATGGAGTAGTGGCATTAGAATGTGCCAGAGGCCACCAAATTTGGGCTATTATGGCATAAAATTTCTCTGGTGGGGCATGGTCCCAGGCCCCCctagactactactactacactaCGCTACTTTGAATCCACGATGTGGAGAAATAAATGGGAGAGaatcttttcaataaaaatcGTCCTCCTGAACGTTTTGTCCCCCTCACTTTTGATATTAAGGCTACGTCCCATCCTTGGAATGTCATACATTAGAGAGATTTCTTCAAAGGTCATTAAAATCCCCAGACATAATGCAGGCTGCATGGAGTGCTGCTCGGGTATGTAGAAAGTGTGTCATTAAAACCCCTTCTTTAAAAAGGATACCTACTTTACTTATTCCTTTCTTTGCCCATATCTGGAATCCTGCATCCATCTTGCCTAGTTTAAATGAAACATTGCCCCACACGGGGCTGAATTGTGACAGAGAGTCCAATATGTTCATATATTCTTTTACCTCATACCATACATTAACCGTATTAAGAACTATAGGATGAGCAGTATGTGTTCTGATGTACTTCAGCTTGACTGAATACAGGTACAAATGCAATGGTACCTTAAAGGAACCTGACTCTATGTCCATCCAAGATGGAGCATCTCCAGAAGAAAAATAGGACATTATAGTTCTCAATTGTGTTGCTAAATAGTACCAATAAAGATTTGGACATTTCAGCCCTCCAGTTTCAAATGGAAGATATAGCAGAGATAAACGGATTCAAGGATTTCTTATTCCATATAAATTTTCTGAAGAGTGTTGTGAGTTTCTGAAACATTCCTGCAGGTGGCGTGAGAGGGATCATTTGAAATAACTACATGAATTTAGgcattatgttcattttaaatagCCTATATCCTCCCTATGATGGATATACAGTAGGTAAAGGCATCCACC
This genomic window contains:
- the LOC144518419 gene encoding uncharacterized protein LOC144518419, which translates into the protein MKLTGIALLCLSLLLVHIHFSLAKKKGGFGFFKKTSKTSNLDTKSKGGILKQPKKPGQGGYPQQPGRPGGYPNQGGYPQQPGRPGGYPNQGGYPQQPGGYPNQGGYPQQPGRPGGYPNQGGYPQQPGGYPNQGGYPQQPGRPGGYPNQGGYPQQPGYPAGGYPAQGYPYGGGYGGYGGHGGYGGHGSYDGYGSHAGYGGGYMNYNPNNKILSPRYGGSFGYGGHGTGVGSPFSHSVQSMGMYPSDKSRGFGRSAVMAAAGGAMAGMALGYGLGRFPRPPFHFHSPQEEYYYNHYMYRKYGTKSTDSNDYSRDYSYSKPPETYDSYMDSCMKRTDILPTANQKPNNKPAVTTTTMIPTTSATTTTTAATDSGISSNTTESTAAENSTTTSSTPLPLNEPEANPVPPASQVLRQSATDDDNDDTVSIVEIGYPALIEQMKARRCVELYMVYSEKYLKKRTKPSTTGGVQGLEMGLQGLLAVIISTTLMLLNSNMPILLSCGLY